The Prochlorococcus marinus str. MIT 9301 genome window below encodes:
- a CDS encoding 2-phosphosulfolactate phosphatase family protein translates to MNLTYYHVAKDVPEFNPDIAVVIDVLRATTTISWALNNGADSIQVFADLDLLKESAIKWQADERLMLGERGGKKIEGFDLGNSPLSVTKNVVNGKRLFMSTTNGTKSLEKVQNATHLFAMGLPNRKAVAEKIISLKRENVLILGSGWEGSYSLEDSLAAGALASYFKQNCDFEINIINDELQAALALWDFWKNDILKCLKTATHGKRLTSLGDYEDDLKCCSELDCLDIVPAQVERGVIRAS, encoded by the coding sequence ATTAATCTCACTTATTATCACGTTGCAAAGGATGTTCCGGAATTTAATCCTGATATTGCAGTTGTAATTGATGTTTTAAGAGCTACAACCACTATTTCTTGGGCTTTAAATAATGGAGCCGATTCAATACAAGTCTTTGCAGATTTAGATCTATTGAAAGAGTCTGCAATCAAGTGGCAAGCTGATGAGAGACTAATGCTCGGAGAGAGAGGTGGCAAGAAGATTGAGGGCTTTGATTTAGGAAATTCTCCTTTATCAGTTACAAAAAATGTTGTTAATGGTAAAAGACTTTTTATGAGTACGACTAATGGGACTAAGTCATTGGAAAAAGTTCAAAATGCCACCCATTTGTTTGCTATGGGACTCCCAAATAGAAAAGCAGTTGCCGAAAAAATCATTTCATTAAAAAGAGAAAATGTTTTAATACTTGGGAGTGGTTGGGAAGGGTCATATTCACTTGAGGATTCTTTGGCTGCAGGTGCTTTGGCCTCATACTTTAAACAGAACTGTGATTTTGAAATTAATATCATAAACGACGAATTACAGGCTGCTTTAGCACTCTGGGATTTTTGGAAAAATGATATTTTGAAATGTTTAAAAACAGCAACCCATGGCAAAAGATTGACAAGTCTTGGAGATTATGAGGATGATTTAAAATGTTGCTCTGAACTTGATTGCTTAGATATTGTTCCAGCTCAAGTTGAAAGAGGTGTGATTCGTGCCTCATGA
- a CDS encoding carbon-nitrogen hydrolase family protein, with protein MTDFLVAALQITSTSNVEANFIEAEEQIELAARRGAELIGLPENFAFLGGDDEKLRLASELSEKCANLLKTMSQRYQVFLLGGGYPVPAGDDSHTFNRSALFGKDGQVLAKYDKIHLFDVDLPDGNLYKESSTILSGKEYPPVVDIPGLCKIGLSICYDVRFPELYRYLSSNGAELIMIPAAFTAFTGKDHWQILLQARAIENTAYVVAPAQTGIHYGRRQSHGHAMVIDPWGTVLSDAGKTQGAAIAPADKERVKKIREQMPSLKHRKNKLFSK; from the coding sequence TTGACTGATTTTTTGGTAGCTGCATTGCAAATTACAAGTACTTCAAATGTTGAAGCGAATTTCATTGAAGCAGAAGAACAGATTGAATTAGCTGCTAGAAGAGGTGCTGAGTTAATTGGATTGCCCGAGAATTTTGCTTTTTTAGGAGGAGATGATGAAAAACTTAGATTAGCTTCGGAATTGTCAGAAAAGTGTGCAAATTTGCTAAAAACTATGTCACAAAGGTATCAAGTATTTCTTTTGGGAGGGGGTTATCCTGTCCCTGCTGGTGATGACAGTCATACTTTTAATAGATCAGCACTATTTGGTAAAGATGGACAGGTTTTGGCAAAATATGACAAAATTCATTTGTTTGATGTTGATTTGCCAGATGGAAATTTATATAAGGAATCATCCACTATTTTATCTGGGAAAGAGTATCCGCCTGTTGTAGATATTCCGGGCTTATGCAAAATAGGATTATCAATTTGTTATGACGTTAGATTTCCTGAACTCTATAGATATTTGTCTTCAAATGGTGCAGAACTAATTATGATTCCTGCAGCTTTTACAGCATTTACTGGAAAAGATCATTGGCAAATCCTATTACAAGCAAGAGCAATTGAGAATACTGCATATGTAGTCGCTCCAGCTCAAACTGGGATTCATTATGGGAGAAGGCAAAGTCATGGCCATGCAATGGTAATTGACCCTTGGGGTACAGTTTTATCTGATGCCGGAAAAACTCAGGGAGCTGCAATAGCTCCTGCTGATAAAGAAAGAGTAAAGAAAATAAGGGAGCAGATGCCAAGCCTTAAACATAGGAAAAATAAGTTGTTTTCAAAATAA
- the murI gene encoding glutamate racemase — protein sequence MKIKVGIFDSGIGGFTILNSLLKIRKDVEVFYLADTKRIPFGNKDSKEIRLIAKEICTFFVDKNLDALLVACNTTNACALDILEDNLKIPCFDLINSVSELVEKQIIGVLATSTTVRSSYYEKAINTKKENTIILQQECPKFVSEIEKEKLNLDKLNSLSDLYLRPLINKNIEELILGCSHYPLIYDILRKKLGPNIKIIDPSIGLIKKFNESFAIPETERCESISFENVKFFVTSERDNFSNKVKFWLGINKEIRVVNLRSNV from the coding sequence GTGAAAATTAAAGTAGGTATATTTGATAGCGGAATAGGTGGTTTTACTATCCTTAATTCTTTACTAAAAATACGTAAAGATGTAGAAGTTTTTTATTTGGCGGATACAAAAAGAATACCTTTTGGGAACAAAGACTCCAAAGAGATAAGATTAATTGCAAAGGAGATTTGTACTTTTTTTGTTGATAAGAATCTAGATGCACTTTTAGTTGCTTGTAATACTACAAATGCTTGTGCGCTTGATATTCTTGAAGATAATCTAAAGATTCCTTGTTTTGACCTTATAAACTCAGTATCGGAATTAGTTGAAAAACAAATAATTGGTGTCCTAGCAACTTCAACAACTGTTCGATCATCGTATTATGAAAAAGCTATAAATACTAAAAAAGAGAATACGATAATATTGCAACAAGAATGTCCAAAATTTGTATCGGAAATTGAAAAAGAAAAATTAAATCTTGATAAGTTAAATAGTCTTTCAGACTTATACTTAAGACCACTAATAAACAAAAATATTGAAGAATTAATACTTGGATGCAGTCACTATCCTTTGATTTATGACATATTAAGAAAAAAATTAGGTCCAAATATAAAAATTATTGATCCATCGATAGGATTAATAAAAAAATTTAATGAATCTTTTGCTATTCCAGAAACTGAGCGCTGTGAGAGTATTTCTTTCGAAAATGTAAAATTTTTTGTTACTTCAGAAAGAGATAATTTTTCCAATAAAGTAAAATTTTGGCTTGGAATTAATAAAGAAATTAGGGTTGTTAACCTCCGAAGTAATGTTTGA
- a CDS encoding DUF1350 family protein: MTFTKYQFNNFCYWPSNPKKIVEFIGGSYLASKPDLTYKRFIDSLINKNYAVHAYKYTPQFDHQQLAIKAWRDFKNCRISLSKRIGTSIPSIRIGHSLGCKLHLISPDGGRNCEKFISISFNNFSANKSIPLLKQISRKLEFNSEFSPSPERTLRLIEKTYNQKNNFLIKFNSDELDQTDKLFSCLKARKEDNSKGVMLKGTHTIIASAGLRENFLGDWADDEFKRNTIKKISNLIDESD; encoded by the coding sequence ATGACTTTTACAAAATATCAATTTAATAATTTTTGTTATTGGCCTTCAAATCCTAAAAAAATTGTAGAATTTATTGGTGGAAGTTATCTAGCTTCTAAACCAGATTTAACTTATAAAAGATTCATAGACAGTTTAATTAATAAAAACTATGCAGTACATGCTTATAAATACACTCCACAATTTGATCACCAACAACTTGCTATTAAAGCATGGAGGGATTTCAAGAATTGTCGAATATCTTTATCAAAAAGAATAGGAACATCAATTCCTTCAATAAGAATTGGTCATAGTCTAGGCTGCAAACTTCATCTAATTTCTCCTGATGGTGGAAGAAACTGCGAAAAATTCATATCAATAAGTTTTAACAACTTCAGTGCTAATAAATCCATTCCATTATTGAAACAAATTTCTCGAAAATTAGAATTCAACAGTGAATTCAGCCCAAGCCCTGAAAGAACTCTGCGATTAATTGAAAAAACATATAATCAAAAAAATAACTTCCTCATAAAATTTAACTCAGATGAATTAGATCAAACAGATAAATTATTTTCTTGTCTGAAAGCAAGAAAAGAAGATAATTCAAAGGGAGTAATGTTAAAAGGTACACACACTATTATTGCAAGCGCAGGACTAAGGGAAAATTTTTTGGGAGACTGGGCCGATGATGAATTCAAAAGAAATACTATAAAAAAAATTTCCAATTTAATTGATGAATCTGATTAG
- the acs gene encoding acetate--CoA ligase encodes MTLDKKNSINNILEEKRIFPPSKKFAENSNISTQEELLSLKKQASDNPIQFWESFAKSELDWFEPFQTVLDNENAPFFKWFKEGKLNITYNCLDRHIKRGLGGKTALIWEGEPGDSKKYTYEELLKEVCRAANALKAIGVKKGDLVCIYMPMIPEAMFAMLACARIGAPHSVVFGGFSSEALKDRLIDGNARYVITADGGFRKDKVIELKQAVDAAIENGADKVVEKVVVVQRTKKNISMVDDRDLWWHELVKDQKDQCEPEIMSSEDRLFILYTSGSTGKPKGVVHTTGGYNLWSHLTFKWIFDLKDDDIYWCTADVGWITGHSYIVYGPLSNGATTLMYEGVPRRSNLGAFWEIVQKYKVSIFYTAPTAIRAFMKSGREIPDKYNLESLRLLGTVGEPINPEAWMWYKDVIGKDKCPIVDTWWQTETGGVMISPLPGVVATKPGSATFPLPGIEVEIVDKDGDKVKENEGGYLIIKKPWPGMMRTIHGNSKRYLESYWEYISFKGEKNVYFAGDGARIDEDGYIWIMGRVDDVISVSGHRLGTMEIESALVSHKSVAESAVVGKKDDLKGEVIVAFVSLEKDVNGSSELVEDLKKHVVNEIGIIAKPEKIIISDSLPKTRSGKIMRRILRSLAGGEKISGDISTLEDSSVLEKLKELS; translated from the coding sequence ATGACATTAGATAAAAAAAATTCAATCAATAACATACTTGAAGAAAAGAGAATTTTTCCTCCGTCAAAAAAATTTGCAGAAAACTCAAATATTAGTACTCAAGAAGAATTACTAAGTCTAAAAAAACAAGCATCAGATAATCCTATTCAGTTTTGGGAATCTTTTGCAAAATCTGAATTAGATTGGTTTGAGCCATTTCAAACCGTGTTAGATAACGAAAATGCTCCCTTTTTTAAATGGTTCAAAGAAGGGAAACTCAATATTACATATAACTGCTTAGATAGACACATTAAGAGAGGTCTTGGAGGAAAGACTGCACTTATATGGGAAGGCGAACCCGGAGATAGCAAAAAATATACTTACGAAGAACTTCTAAAAGAGGTATGTAGAGCAGCTAATGCATTAAAAGCAATTGGTGTAAAAAAAGGAGATTTGGTATGTATTTATATGCCGATGATTCCTGAAGCGATGTTTGCGATGTTAGCTTGTGCAAGAATTGGCGCACCTCATTCAGTTGTCTTTGGAGGATTTTCTTCAGAAGCTTTAAAAGACAGGTTAATTGATGGAAATGCAAGATATGTTATTACTGCTGATGGTGGTTTTAGAAAAGATAAAGTGATTGAACTTAAGCAAGCAGTTGATGCTGCAATTGAAAATGGGGCAGATAAAGTTGTTGAAAAAGTTGTGGTTGTTCAACGAACCAAAAAAAACATTTCGATGGTTGATGATAGAGATCTATGGTGGCACGAATTAGTAAAAGATCAAAAAGATCAGTGTGAACCAGAAATAATGAGTAGCGAAGATAGACTTTTTATTCTTTATACTTCAGGCTCTACTGGAAAGCCCAAAGGTGTAGTTCACACTACAGGTGGTTATAATCTTTGGTCCCATTTGACATTTAAATGGATTTTTGACTTAAAAGATGACGATATTTACTGGTGTACTGCTGACGTTGGTTGGATTACAGGTCATAGTTACATAGTTTATGGGCCTTTATCTAATGGTGCTACAACCTTAATGTATGAGGGAGTGCCAAGGCGCTCAAATTTAGGGGCTTTTTGGGAAATTGTTCAAAAATATAAGGTTTCTATTTTTTATACTGCACCAACTGCAATAAGAGCATTTATGAAGTCTGGGCGTGAAATACCTGATAAATATAATTTGGAGAGTCTTAGACTTTTGGGTACAGTTGGAGAACCAATTAATCCTGAAGCATGGATGTGGTACAAGGATGTTATTGGTAAAGATAAATGCCCTATTGTTGATACTTGGTGGCAAACTGAGACTGGTGGTGTGATGATAAGTCCCTTGCCTGGAGTAGTTGCCACTAAGCCAGGTTCGGCTACTTTCCCTCTGCCAGGAATCGAAGTTGAAATCGTCGATAAGGATGGAGATAAGGTTAAAGAAAATGAAGGTGGCTATTTAATTATTAAGAAACCATGGCCAGGCATGATGAGAACAATTCACGGAAACTCAAAAAGATATTTGGAGAGTTATTGGGAATATATTTCCTTTAAAGGAGAAAAAAATGTTTATTTTGCTGGAGATGGAGCACGCATTGATGAAGATGGATATATATGGATTATGGGAAGAGTTGATGATGTCATAAGTGTCTCAGGACATAGGTTAGGGACAATGGAAATAGAATCTGCTTTGGTGAGTCATAAATCAGTTGCAGAGTCTGCAGTCGTTGGCAAAAAAGATGATTTAAAAGGTGAAGTGATAGTTGCTTTTGTATCTTTAGAGAAAGACGTGAACGGTTCTTCAGAATTAGTAGAGGATCTAAAGAAACATGTTGTTAATGAAATTGGAATTATCGCAAAGCCTGAAAAGATTATAATTTCTGACTCTCTTCCGAAAACACGTAGTGGAAAAATTATGAGGCGAATTTTAAGATCTTTAGCTGGTGGAGAAAAAATTAGCGGTGATATAAGCACTCTTGAAGATAGTTCTGTTTTGGAAAAGCTGAAAGAATTATCCTAA
- a CDS encoding 3'-5' exonuclease, whose protein sequence is MELPNKKELNQLDILQDQVISFPSEDSVANHNKKIEKILILDTETTGLDENKDEVIEIGCILFDVSFKCVLSQVSFLFPVNNNKAEYVNGISAEVTNISQPWEDGLNFFLKLVDSSDFIVAHNVEFDKKWFGKGRLPKLNKKWICSLEDINWSFQKSLKNRPSVTDLALSFSIPVWNLHRALSDCFYISEVFKKCDNLEELLLKATEPRFLYKALISYEDRSLAKNAGFRWNSPVQGAWSRKLTTDEAKNLDFRVEILS, encoded by the coding sequence TTGGAACTACCTAACAAAAAAGAATTAAATCAATTGGATATTCTTCAGGATCAAGTTATTAGCTTTCCCTCTGAAGATAGTGTTGCTAATCATAATAAAAAAATTGAAAAAATTTTAATTCTTGATACAGAAACAACAGGTTTAGATGAAAATAAAGATGAAGTGATAGAGATAGGTTGTATTTTGTTTGATGTATCGTTTAAATGTGTACTTTCACAGGTCTCATTTTTATTCCCAGTTAATAATAATAAAGCAGAATATGTTAATGGCATATCTGCAGAAGTAACTAATATCTCTCAACCGTGGGAAGATGGATTGAATTTCTTTTTAAAACTTGTTGATAGTTCGGATTTCATTGTCGCGCATAATGTAGAGTTTGATAAGAAATGGTTTGGGAAAGGAAGATTACCTAAGCTTAATAAAAAATGGATATGTAGTTTAGAAGATATTAATTGGTCTTTTCAAAAATCACTAAAAAATAGACCCTCAGTAACTGATCTAGCTTTATCTTTTTCAATACCAGTTTGGAATTTACATAGAGCTTTATCTGATTGCTTTTACATATCTGAAGTCTTCAAAAAATGTGATAATTTAGAGGAACTTTTACTTAAAGCTACTGAACCGAGGTTTTTATACAAGGCGCTTATTAGTTACGAAGATAGATCTTTAGCTAAAAATGCTGGGTTCAGATGGAACAGTCCTGTGCAGGGAGCTTGGTCAAGAAAATTAACTACTGATGAGGCAAAAAATCTTGATTTTAGAGTTGAGATTTTGAGTTAA
- a CDS encoding N-acetylmuramoyl-L-alanine amidase → MIKFLDNKLFRYLSVFLFLNSLILPVKSSSALAAWVLKNNGVLELRTKSNTNLKAYFQKSNQISGDRFWVDFPGELKNPRIIKGNGPIKEIRLGKPNKGKTRLVIEFKEETYLEPLTWKMVGLDQNRWRIKLFNPKYSFKKIGEGLVEKKRGNIKANQNFIHKKKNNYGYLKLPEVKRNKFEVVIDPGHGGPDPGAIGIGGIRETDVVLEVSKIVKNLLSEKGVKVRLTRTNEVDLDLPPRVSIANNTDADIFVSIHANASRGKRRDINGLETFYYRGWRGRLLAKRIQKQILIVSPGSPDRGVKQGRFYVIKNTRMPAVLVEIGFLTGRLDARRLEKITHRKRLAYAIAKGILEYLDKVG, encoded by the coding sequence ATGATAAAGTTTTTAGATAATAAACTTTTTCGTTATTTATCCGTTTTTTTATTTTTAAATTCTTTAATCCTTCCAGTTAAATCGTCAAGTGCTCTGGCGGCGTGGGTCCTAAAGAATAATGGGGTTTTAGAATTAAGAACTAAATCAAATACAAATTTAAAAGCATACTTTCAGAAGTCTAACCAAATATCTGGGGATAGATTCTGGGTAGATTTTCCAGGAGAATTAAAAAATCCCAGAATAATAAAAGGTAATGGCCCTATTAAAGAAATTAGATTAGGTAAACCAAATAAGGGTAAAACAAGATTAGTAATTGAATTTAAAGAAGAAACTTATTTAGAACCTTTGACTTGGAAAATGGTTGGCTTAGATCAAAATAGATGGAGAATCAAACTATTTAACCCAAAATATTCATTTAAAAAGATTGGCGAAGGTTTAGTTGAAAAGAAAAGAGGAAATATCAAAGCAAATCAAAATTTTATTCATAAGAAGAAAAACAATTATGGTTACTTGAAACTACCAGAGGTAAAACGAAACAAGTTTGAGGTTGTAATCGATCCAGGGCATGGAGGACCTGATCCAGGAGCAATAGGCATTGGTGGTATTAGAGAAACAGATGTTGTTCTAGAGGTTTCAAAAATAGTTAAAAATTTACTTTCTGAGAAAGGTGTCAAGGTTAGGTTGACTAGAACAAATGAAGTCGATTTGGATTTACCTCCAAGAGTTTCCATTGCTAATAATACGGATGCAGATATCTTTGTAAGTATTCATGCAAATGCCTCAAGAGGTAAAAGAAGGGACATAAATGGATTGGAAACCTTTTATTACAGAGGGTGGAGAGGAAGGTTACTCGCAAAAAGAATTCAAAAACAAATCTTAATAGTTTCCCCTGGAAGTCCTGATCGAGGAGTTAAACAAGGTCGATTTTATGTGATTAAAAATACTAGGATGCCTGCAGTACTTGTAGAAATTGGATTTTTAACGGGAAGATTAGATGCAAGAAGGTTAGAAAAAATAACGCATCGAAAAAGATTAGCCTATGCAATTGCAAAAGGCATCCTCGAATATCTTGATAAAGTAGGGTGA
- the sds gene encoding solanesyl diphosphate synthase — protein sequence MNTVTELLQPVENDLDDLILELKNLIGAGHPILQAAAEHLFSAGGKRLRPGIVLLISKAISPEFCLTTKHKRLAEITEMIHTASLVHDDVVDEASTRRGVDTVHSRFNTRVAVLAGDFLFAQASWHLANLDNVNVVKLLSRVIMDLAEGEIKQNLNRFDSAQSFPKYINKSYCKTASLIANSCKAAGVLSGINDENLTSLYDFGKNIGLAFQVVDDILDFTGNDKQLGKPAVSDLASGYLTAPVLYALEENKQLSVLINRELAEKDDLDNALNIIMNSKAIESSRKLAEDFAMLSKEAIVWLPDSEYKRALMALPEFVLSRIY from the coding sequence ATGAATACAGTAACAGAGCTACTACAACCAGTTGAAAATGATCTTGATGATCTTATTCTTGAACTGAAAAATCTAATAGGAGCTGGTCATCCAATTCTTCAAGCAGCAGCGGAACATCTATTTAGCGCTGGAGGAAAAAGACTGAGGCCGGGAATTGTTCTGTTAATTTCAAAAGCTATATCTCCGGAATTTTGCTTGACAACCAAACATAAAAGGCTTGCTGAAATAACTGAGATGATTCATACAGCCTCATTAGTCCATGATGATGTTGTTGATGAGGCGTCTACAAGAAGAGGAGTAGATACAGTTCATAGTAGATTTAATACCAGAGTAGCTGTTTTGGCGGGTGACTTTTTATTTGCTCAAGCTAGTTGGCACCTAGCAAATCTTGACAATGTAAATGTAGTTAAATTACTTAGTAGAGTAATAATGGATTTAGCAGAAGGCGAAATTAAACAAAACTTAAATAGATTTGATTCAGCTCAATCTTTTCCCAAATACATCAATAAAAGTTATTGTAAAACAGCATCATTAATAGCAAATAGTTGCAAAGCAGCTGGAGTTTTGAGTGGGATTAATGACGAAAACTTAACCTCGCTTTACGATTTTGGCAAAAATATTGGTTTAGCATTCCAAGTTGTAGATGACATTCTTGACTTTACTGGAAATGATAAACAACTTGGAAAACCTGCTGTAAGTGATCTTGCTAGTGGTTATCTTACCGCCCCAGTTTTATATGCCTTAGAAGAAAATAAACAATTGTCAGTTCTTATAAACAGAGAACTTGCTGAAAAAGATGATTTAGATAATGCTCTTAATATCATAATGAACTCTAAAGCTATTGAAAGTTCAAGAAAACTAGCTGAGGATTTTGCAATGCTCTCTAAAGAGGCTATAGTCTGGCTTCCTGATTCAGAATATAAAAGAGCTTTAATGGCTCTTCCAGAATTTGTTCTAAGCCGCATTTATTAG
- a CDS encoding tRNA (5-methylaminomethyl-2-thiouridine)(34)-methyltransferase MnmD: MSELIEILTKDGSYSLRSLFFQENFHSLLGALEETKLKFTSTSNLQRFKGKSLNVLDICFGLGYNSASLLDELIKQKSYLNLYALEIDKKPLEYSLRNESFLKLWDPKVKTIFESMYRQDYFEDQFFKCSVLWGDAREKIKIIPSSIKFDLIYLDGFSPQKCPQVWTMEFLSKVSENLNSQGYLITYSSSAAVRKTLRNLGLEIFTIKPSIKNRIFWSQGTVAIPKFNNKKLKPNFNFEKLSLMEEEHLLTKASIPYRDQDLNSSKDDIIKRRLDEQFFSNLLSTNKWREKWGMTKLSVKSKI; this comes from the coding sequence TTGTCTGAATTAATAGAAATTTTAACTAAAGATGGTAGTTACTCATTAAGAAGTTTGTTTTTTCAAGAGAACTTCCATAGTTTATTGGGCGCATTGGAGGAAACAAAGTTGAAATTTACATCTACTTCTAATTTACAAAGATTTAAGGGTAAATCTCTTAATGTATTGGATATATGTTTTGGTTTAGGATACAATTCCGCTTCTTTATTAGATGAATTAATTAAACAAAAATCGTATTTAAATTTGTATGCGTTGGAGATTGATAAAAAGCCACTTGAATATTCGCTGAGAAATGAATCTTTTCTTAAATTATGGGATCCAAAAGTCAAAACAATATTTGAATCAATGTATCGACAAGATTACTTTGAGGATCAATTTTTTAAATGCAGTGTGTTGTGGGGTGATGCGAGAGAAAAAATCAAAATTATTCCTTCCTCTATTAAATTCGATCTGATTTATTTAGATGGTTTTTCTCCTCAAAAATGCCCACAAGTATGGACAATGGAATTTTTATCTAAAGTCTCAGAAAATCTTAATTCTCAAGGTTATTTAATAACTTATTCTTCATCAGCGGCAGTAAGAAAAACTTTAAGAAATCTTGGATTAGAAATTTTTACTATTAAGCCAAGTATTAAAAATAGAATTTTTTGGAGTCAGGGAACTGTTGCGATACCAAAATTTAATAACAAAAAATTAAAACCTAATTTCAATTTTGAAAAGTTATCTTTAATGGAAGAGGAACATCTCTTAACTAAAGCAAGTATTCCATATAGAGATCAAGATTTAAACTCAAGCAAAGACGATATAATCAAGAGAAGATTGGATGAGCAATTTTTTTCAAATCTATTATCTACAAATAAATGGAGAGAGAAGTGGGGAATGACGAAGTTATCCGTTAAGAGTAAGATTTAA
- the aroA gene encoding 3-phosphoshikimate 1-carboxyvinyltransferase: MKMNNIRTIKGGVNLKGKIKVPGDKSISHRALIIGSIAEGETTIEGFLYSEDPLSTADCLRKLGVNIPEIKKDKPFTISGLGINGLKEPKEILNCGNSGTTMRLLMGLLAGQEGKNFILTGDISLNERPMGRVGKPLSLMGGKIFGREKGNKAPISINGNKLKGCVMGTPVASAQVKSAILLAGLKASGTTSVIEPASSRDHTERMLKAFGADITIRGEFGRNVVIKSGGSLIGQKILIPGDISSASFWMIAASIVPNSEVLIQNVGLNPTRTGILNIMNSMGCNYEILDKSTIAGEPIGSIKVKTSNNLKSFIIEGDILPKLIDEIPILTVAACFCNGVSEIKDAQELRVKETDRLKVMARQLQKFGAEITEKEDGLIINGQSKFHSAEVDSETDHRVAMSLAIASLLAKGTSKIMRADAASVSYPTFWEELAKLTN; the protein is encoded by the coding sequence TTGAAAATGAATAATATCCGCACAATTAAAGGTGGAGTTAATTTAAAAGGAAAAATAAAAGTACCAGGAGATAAATCCATCTCTCATAGAGCTTTAATAATTGGGAGTATTGCTGAGGGTGAAACGACTATTGAGGGGTTTTTATATTCTGAAGATCCCCTTTCAACTGCTGATTGTCTTAGAAAATTAGGTGTAAATATACCAGAAATAAAAAAAGATAAGCCTTTTACGATTTCAGGATTGGGTATTAATGGATTAAAAGAGCCCAAAGAGATTCTCAATTGCGGGAATTCGGGAACCACCATGAGATTATTAATGGGGTTACTTGCCGGTCAAGAAGGCAAGAATTTTATCTTAACTGGTGATATTTCTCTTAATGAAAGGCCAATGGGGAGAGTGGGTAAACCATTATCATTGATGGGTGGCAAAATTTTTGGTAGAGAAAAAGGGAACAAAGCACCAATCTCAATTAATGGGAATAAACTAAAAGGATGTGTTATGGGAACTCCAGTAGCGAGTGCTCAAGTAAAATCCGCAATCTTATTGGCAGGCCTCAAAGCTTCTGGAACCACTTCTGTTATTGAACCAGCCTCTTCAAGAGATCATACTGAAAGAATGTTGAAAGCATTTGGAGCAGACATCACTATCAGAGGGGAATTTGGAAGAAATGTAGTTATCAAGTCAGGGGGAAGTTTAATTGGCCAGAAAATATTGATTCCTGGAGACATAAGCTCTGCTTCTTTTTGGATGATTGCTGCATCTATTGTTCCAAATTCAGAGGTTTTAATTCAGAATGTCGGATTAAATCCCACTAGAACAGGGATTTTAAATATTATGAATTCAATGGGTTGCAATTATGAGATTTTAGATAAATCGACTATTGCTGGTGAACCTATTGGATCTATAAAAGTAAAGACTTCAAATAATTTAAAATCATTCATTATTGAAGGAGATATTCTCCCAAAACTCATAGATGAAATTCCTATCCTTACTGTGGCTGCTTGTTTTTGTAATGGAGTTTCTGAAATTAAGGATGCACAAGAATTAAGGGTTAAAGAGACAGATAGATTAAAAGTCATGGCACGACAGTTACAAAAATTCGGTGCTGAAATAACAGAAAAAGAGGATGGGTTAATTATTAATGGGCAATCAAAATTTCATTCTGCGGAGGTAGATAGTGAGACAGATCATCGAGTAGCAATGAGTCTTGCTATTGCTTCACTGCTTGCCAAAGGTACCTCAAAAATCATGAGAGCAGATGCAGCTAGCGTCTCGTATCCCACTTTTTGGGAAGAGCTTGCCAAACTAACTAACTAG